In Comamonas koreensis, the genomic stretch GTGCGGCGGCGTCCTTGCTGTGCAGCGCTGTCCTACTTGCAGGCGGGCTGCGAGCCGCTAGGCTAGTCGTCTGTGCAAACAGGAGACCGACGATGACCGCAAAAAATACCGTATGCCTCTGGTACCAGGGGGATGCGCTCGATGCCGCGCAGTTCTATGCCCGGACTTTTCCGGACAGCTCTGTGGGCGCCGTGCACCGCGCGCCGGGGGACTACCCCGATGGCCGGCAGGGCGATGTACTGGTGGTGGAGTTCAACGTGGCGGGCATTGCCTGCATTGGGCTCAACGGCGGGCCGCATTTTCAGCACAATGAGTCCTTTTCCTTCCAGATCGCCACGGACGACCAGGCCGAGACCGACCGCCTGTGGAACGCCATCGTTGGCCATGGCGGGCAGGAAAGTGCCTGTGGCTGGTGCAAGGACCACTGGGGCATCTCCTGGCAAATCACGCCCCGCATGCTGACTGCGGCCATGTCCGACCCCGACCGCGCTGCGGCCAAGCGCGTGTTCGAGGCGATGATGGGC encodes the following:
- a CDS encoding VOC family protein; this translates as MTAKNTVCLWYQGDALDAAQFYARTFPDSSVGAVHRAPGDYPDGRQGDVLVVEFNVAGIACIGLNGGPHFQHNESFSFQIATDDQAETDRLWNAIVGHGGQESACGWCKDHWGISWQITPRMLTAAMSDPDRAAAKRVFEAMMGMTKIDIAALEAARKG